Proteins found in one Alicyclobacillus cycloheptanicus genomic segment:
- a CDS encoding isocitrate/isopropylmalate family dehydrogenase, which produces MGKPTVVVMEGDQTGQELLEQALRVLSPDVIGTELELLRFDLSLENRRKTKNGVVHEAAKAMREYGYGLKAATITPEEKGDVGSPNAILRSEINGTVIVRTGRRIPGIAPPVGVYSPISVVRMAVDDAYGAKEWREDGDGDEVAFRTEKISRKVCHGVAEYAFLHARKLHAKVFGGPKFTVSPVYEGMFKEELDAAAKRYPDVAYEPQLIDATYALLLVKAGEPLVIPALNRDGDCLSDLVLQMFGSIAGSESILLSLNENWLPEVVMAEAPHGTAPSLFGKNVANPMAMILAGASLLSYSNDRVLASASRAIYESTLEAVMNGIRTSDLGGGASTTEFTDEVVRRVRQKLEIWSTLGDNL; this is translated from the coding sequence TTGGGAAAACCAACGGTCGTCGTCATGGAGGGTGACCAAACAGGTCAAGAATTGCTGGAGCAAGCGCTTCGTGTGCTCTCCCCCGATGTGATTGGTACAGAGCTGGAGCTGCTGCGCTTTGATCTCAGTTTGGAGAATCGGCGGAAAACGAAGAACGGCGTGGTTCACGAAGCTGCGAAGGCCATGCGCGAGTACGGCTATGGCTTGAAGGCAGCCACGATTACACCGGAAGAGAAAGGTGACGTCGGCAGTCCAAACGCCATTTTGCGAAGTGAAATCAACGGAACGGTCATCGTCCGGACAGGTCGCCGCATTCCTGGGATCGCGCCGCCGGTCGGCGTATACTCGCCCATTTCCGTCGTCCGCATGGCCGTCGACGACGCCTATGGCGCCAAGGAATGGCGGGAAGACGGCGACGGCGACGAAGTCGCGTTCCGGACCGAGAAAATCTCCCGCAAAGTATGCCACGGAGTCGCGGAGTATGCGTTTTTGCACGCGCGCAAGCTGCACGCGAAAGTGTTCGGAGGCCCCAAGTTCACGGTGAGCCCTGTGTACGAGGGCATGTTCAAGGAAGAATTGGACGCAGCCGCCAAGCGCTACCCCGACGTGGCCTATGAACCGCAGCTGATTGATGCCACCTACGCGCTGCTGCTGGTCAAGGCGGGCGAACCGCTGGTCATTCCAGCGCTGAACCGGGACGGCGATTGCCTGTCCGACCTGGTTCTGCAGATGTTTGGGTCCATTGCGGGGTCAGAGTCCATCCTGCTGTCCCTCAATGAGAACTGGCTGCCGGAAGTTGTGATGGCGGAAGCGCCGCATGGTACGGCACCATCCCTGTTCGGAAAGAATGTCGCGAATCCGATGGCCATGATTCTGGCGGGTGCATCCTTGCTCTCGTACAGCAACGACCGCGTGTTGGCCTCTGCATCGCGCGCCATTTACGAAAGCACACTGGAAGCCGTCATGAACGGCATTCGGACGTCTGACCTGGGCGGCGGCGCCAGTACGACGGAGTTCACCGACGAGGTCGTGCGCCGGGTGCGGCAGAAACTTGAAATTTGGAGCACCTTGGGCGACAACCTGTAA
- a CDS encoding IclR family transcriptional regulator: MQEDVTTQAHATVRAVDRALDILLCFGRSSGGLTLSEISKQVNLHKSTVYRLLTSLQVKGFVRRDPDSDKYFVGWSVLELLSGLHESDELSSLALPEMTRLRDRTGETVSLYVRVGRERLRIQAVDSQEPVRNVAIIGKTYPLYIGASGKVLLAFADSSVLEQVFQDASMPPDFDREDLLKQLAVIRRDGYATSIQERDTGAAAAAAPVFDKNHELVASLSVSGPVSRFTPVKMQEHIQAVKQSAVFLTKLLSR; the protein is encoded by the coding sequence TTGCAAGAGGATGTGACCACTCAAGCACATGCAACCGTTCGGGCGGTCGATCGCGCACTGGACATCTTGCTTTGTTTCGGTCGTTCCTCTGGGGGACTGACACTCAGCGAAATCTCAAAGCAAGTCAACCTGCACAAAAGCACTGTATACCGATTATTGACCTCCTTACAGGTGAAGGGATTTGTTCGCCGCGATCCCGATTCGGATAAGTACTTTGTCGGTTGGAGCGTCCTTGAACTGCTCAGCGGCCTGCACGAGTCGGATGAACTGTCCTCGCTTGCCCTGCCAGAGATGACCCGCCTGCGTGACCGGACGGGAGAAACCGTCAGTCTCTACGTACGGGTCGGGCGCGAGCGATTGCGCATCCAGGCCGTGGACAGCCAGGAGCCAGTTCGTAATGTCGCGATCATCGGGAAAACCTACCCGTTGTACATTGGCGCCTCGGGTAAGGTGCTGCTGGCGTTTGCGGATTCGTCTGTTCTGGAGCAGGTGTTCCAGGATGCATCCATGCCGCCGGACTTTGACCGGGAAGACCTGCTGAAACAACTGGCGGTCATTCGACGGGACGGATACGCGACCAGCATTCAAGAACGGGACACAGGAGCGGCAGCCGCGGCGGCGCCCGTGTTCGACAAGAACCACGAACTGGTGGCCTCGCTGTCCGTATCCGGTCCGGTGTCACGGTTCACGCCTGTGAAAATGCAGGAACACATCCAGGCCGTGAAGCAATCTGCAGTTTTTCTTACAAAATTGCTCTCGCGTTGA